One part of the Oncorhynchus clarkii lewisi isolate Uvic-CL-2024 chromosome 7, UVic_Ocla_1.0, whole genome shotgun sequence genome encodes these proteins:
- the LOC139412981 gene encoding claudin-10, whose translation MKHRTVMMYMEIGCFVSCLAGWILVSSTLAIEYWTWSEVGSVVLTTGNYFSNLWKDCVSDSTGVSDCKEYPSMLGLPVFLHSVRALSICSVILGFFAGVLTLIGMKCTKIGGSELANARVTFAGGITYLASGFAGLIVYSWWGNKVRSEFVDPNFKAQKFEIGAAVFIGWGGSILLITGGFVLSFFSGKEGLRSTSKKRPRRPNSYATARTRRTYMMPNSSRVTPMPQLVQGSRGGRKIRTTRTTGTYSRDDFV comes from the exons ATGAAGCACAGGACGGTGATGATGTACATGGAGATAGGCTGCTTTGTGtcgtgtctggctggctggattCTGGTGAGCTCCACCCTGGCTATAGAGTACTGGACCTGGTCTGAAGTGGGCAGCGTGGTGCTCACCACCGGCAACTACTTCTCTAACCTCTGGAAGGACTGTGTCTCAGACTCAACGGGGGTGTCCGACTGCAAAGAGTACCCCTCCATGCTGGGACTACCAG TGTTCCTCCACTCAGTAAGGGCTCTGTCCATCTGTTCTGTCATCCTTGGGTTCTTCGCTGGAGTCCTCACACTGATAGGGATGAAGTGCACCAAGATTGGAGGGTCAGAGCTCGCCAACGCACGGGTCACCTTCGCCGGGGGAATCACCTATCTGGCGTCTG GATTTGCTGGCCTGATCGTGTACTCCTGGTGGGGTAACAAAGTAAGATCAGAGTTTGTGGATCCCAATTTCAAGGCACAGAA ATTTGAAATCGGAGCAGCGGTTTTTATTGGCTGGGGAGGCTCGATCTTGCTCATCACCGGAGGTTTCGTACTCAGTTTTTTCTCTGGAAAGGAGGGTCTACGCTCAAC ATCAAAGAAAAGGCCCCGCAGACCTAACTCCTATGCCACAGCTCGGACCAGACGCACATACATGATGCCAAACTCTTCCAGAGTGACTCCAATGCCACAATTGGTCCAAGGGAGCAGAGGTGGCAGAAAGATCAGGACAACAAGGACCACTGGGACGTATAGCAGGGACGATTTTGTTTGA
- the LOC139412980 gene encoding cilium assembly protein DZIP1-like: MSASTSTTIPPFQFRPRRESVDWRRISAVDVDLVASELDFQTLQEHITGVTFSNVEGERCVRCQSPVDPALLKLFRLAQLTVEYLLHSQEYLTLSLGAAEERLQTQAREHQQLLAQQQKQADQAKVLKTELKQRKKIIALNQQAMINMTNCHKCQHCDKAFMNSSFLQNHMQRRHADEYDSQLRTGNQREVKSIADEEEISRLKGQLSYITSELESQRQALLAKASQERDQQSMHQDLMRKLERWKEEEHRKIEEMRDGFRREIEMLHNRNALLQQKVDLKMTTPERRPSPAPQQTDQDMDEKNNVVVQKMDQKHKKLEERFTSKIEKMKANHESEKNQWQDQFSRLESSVVEWQQQSQRQKEESDQRLQERDLIIFSQREKIKHMSSNPPTKVVEVPVIITAPAPEPKPKRVVKEQPPSAPKLDPIEELSEEDKDSSSVSEKKPVVVMKQPSSVTSVLRKNPNIKRELRPALEQALLEKLESLGVKPGLRGLGGSEYSDLMAKVRSERESTARDIPDYWRHREDVAHTLRLRLKDKRTGSDSAPEQRVKPKQPTQVTQARQRSSSLSSKVTQVMSGPPAAPAKQPAPRTLTSTLPKTSTPKTPPFSSDDESTEEEESEEEKPPQKSRQEQRVPHHRASQPKPTQPKTTPHHKLTQSKPVQARSGRPRTTQAQPYKPQQPRSAAVNTTKMGVTVVESEGEWTEGSELEEIDQQQLQNYKDQNGNVQKTTNNNLVRDLTKSLEKQLADQGPKKPLGGVSILPERKDKDVVRELKYTNDDDEDDWDISSLDDLSVPAPVGKPTAPVRKSLDSDSTTSVWGTSTGKGQKTGLNEAGTGSTLKSSLVSVSDWSDDDI, from the exons ATGTCTGCCTCCACATCCACCACCATCCCGCCCTTCCAATTCCGTCCGCGACGTGAGAGCGTTGACTGGCGCCGGATCAGCGCGGTGGACGTGGACCTGGTGGCCAGCGAGCTGGACTTCCAGACCCTGCAGGAGCACATCACAGGGGTGACCTTCAGCAACGTGGAGGGGGAGCGTTGTGTCCGCTGCCAGAGCCCCGTGGACCCAGCGCTGCTCAAGCTCTTCCGCCTGGCCCAGCTGACAGTGGAGTACCTGCTGCACTCCCAGGAGTACTTGACCCTGAGCCTGGGGGCGGCCGAGGAGAGGCTGCAGACCCAGGCCCGCGAGCACCAGCAGCTCCTGGCCCAGCAGCAGAAGCAGGCGGACCAGGCCAAGGTACTGAAGACGGAGCTGAAGCAGAGGAAGAAAATCATTGCCCTCAACCAGCAGGCTATGATCAACATGACCAATTGCCATAAG TGTCAACATTGTGATAAAGCCTTCATGAATTCCTCCTTTCTCCAGAATCATATGCAACGTCGCCATGCAGACGAGTACGACAGCC AGTTAAGGACAGGCAACCAGAGGGAAGTGAAGAGCATTGCAGATGAGGAGGAGATCAGTCGGCTGAAAGGGCAGCTGAGTTACATCACATCTGAGCTGGAGTCACAGAGGCAAGCCCTCTTGGCCAAAGCCTCTCAG GAAAGAGACCAGCAGTCCATGCACCAGGATTTGATGAGAAAGctagagagatggaaggaagaaGAACACAGGAAGATAGAGGAGATGAGAGACGGTTTCCGGAGGGAGATAGAGATGCTTCACAACAGGAACGCTCTTCTTCAACAA AAAGTGGATCTCAAGATGACCACTCCTGAGAGGAGGCCCAGTCCTGCTCCCCAGCAGACTGACCAAGACATGGATGAAAAAAACAATGTTGTGGTCCAGAAGATGGATCAGAAACACAAGAAACTG GAAGAAAGGTTTACATCAAAAATAGAAAAAATGAAGGCTAACCATGAGAGCGAGAAGAATCAG TGGCAGGATCAGTTTAGCAGGTTGGAGTCGTCTGTGGTGGAGTGGCAGCAGCAGAGCCAGAGGCAGAAGGAGGAGAGTGACCAGCGGCTTCAGGAGCGGGACCTAATCATCTTCTCTCAGCGAGAGAAG ATAAAGCACATGTCCTCAAATCCACCTACTAAAGTAGTTGAAGTTCCAG TGATCATAACAGCCCCAGCACCAGAGCCTAAACCAAAGAGAGTAGTGAAGG AGCAGCCTCCCTCTGCTCCTAAACTGGATCCTATAGAGGAGCTGTCTGAGGAGGACAAAG ACTCGTCCAGCGTGTCTGAGAAGAAGCCAGTTGTTGTAATGAAGCAGCCGTCTTCTGTGACCAGTGTCCTGAGGAAGAACCCCAACATCAAGAGGGAGCTGCGTCCCGCCCTGGAGCAGGCACTCCTAGAGAAACTTGAGTCCCTGGGAGTCAAACCG GGGCTGAGGGGACTCGGAGGCAGCGAGTACAGTGATCTCATGGCTAAGGTGCGCTCGGAGAGAGAGAGTACGGCGAGGGACATTCCAGACTACTGGCGTCACCGTGAGGATGTGGCTCACACATTGCGTCTGAGACTGAAGGACAAGAGGACGGGGAGTGACTCTGCCCCCGAGCAGCGGGTCAAACCAAAACAACCCACTCAAG TGACCCAGGCCAGACAACGGTCCAGCAGCCTTTCCTCCAAGGTGACACAAGTGATGTCAGGACCACCAGCAGCGCCTGCCAAACAGCCTGCCCCTCGGACCCTTACCAGTACCCTGCCCAAGACCTCCACTCCCAA GACCCCTCCCTTCAGCTCAGACGACGAGtcaacagaggaggaggagtctgAAGAGGAGAAGCCACCTCAGAAATCCAGGCAGGAGCAGAGAGTCCCTCATCACAGAGCGTCCCAGCCCAAACCAACACAACCCAAGACCACCCCCCATCACAAACTCACCCAGTCCAAACCGGTCCAGGCCAGATCTGGCCGGCCCAGGACCACCCAGGCTCAGCCATATAAACCCCAGCAGCCCAGAAGCGCTGCGGTCAACACAACCAAGATGGGGGTCACCGTagtagagagtgagggagagtggaCAGAGGGGAGTGAGTTGGAGGAGATCGACCAACAACAGCTCCAGAACTACAAAGACCAGAATGGGAACGTACAGAAGACTACAAATA ATAACCTGGTCAGGGACTTGACTAAGAGCCTGGAGAAGCAGCTTGCAGACCAAGGACCAAAGAAGCCGCTAGGGGGAGTGAGCATCTTACCAGAGAGGAAAGACAAAGACGTTGTACGGGAACTCAAG TATACAaacgatgatgatgaggatgactgGGATATCTCCTCGTTGGATGACCTATCGGTCCCCGCCCCCGTGGGCAAGCCCACCGCCCCCGTGAGGAAGAGCCTGGACTCAGACAGCACTACCAGTGTCTGGGGAACATCCACCGGGAAGGGACAGAAAACAG GTTTGAATGAAGCAGGAACCGGCAGCACTCTGAAGAGCAGCCTGGTCTCTGTCAGTGACTGGAGTGACGATGATATATAG
- the LOC139414024 gene encoding cell division protein ZipA-like, whose translation MPQPDRQNPLPQPARQALMPQPDRQDPLPQPARQALMPQPDRQNPLPQPARQALMPQPDRQNPLPQPARQALVPQPDRQDPLPQPARQALMPQPARQALMPQPDHQAPLPQPACRDFMP comes from the coding sequence atgcctcaaccTGATCGCCAGAATCCCCTGCCTCAGCCAgctcgtcaggctctcatgcctcagccggatcgccaggatcccctgcctcagccagctcgtcaggctctcatgcctcaaccTGATCGCCAGAATCCCCTGCCTCAGCCAgctcgtcaggctctcatgcctcagccggatcgccagAATCCCCTGCCTCAGCCAGCTCGTCAGGCTCTCgtgcctcagccggatcgccaggatcccctgcctcagccagctcgtcaggctctcatgcctcagccagctcgtcaggctctcatgcctcagccggatcaccaggctcccctgcctcagccggctTGTCGGGATTTCATGCCTTAg
- the LOC139414126 gene encoding claudin-10-like, with translation MKIRVMQIWGFLMTVLGWIFVACTMAMEGWKVTSIGGMGGSAVIKVAWYWSNLWKACFTDSTSVTNCQDFPVLWSVDNHIQIVRGLLMGALSVGMLGFVLSLIGMECTFLGGKDKAKNRKLFTGGVCHIISGFLAASGYAVYAKYVSGEYFNPYFDGLKFDLETPLFLGWVGSASHMTGGWFYLVSVCKLLCEDESETIVIPELPEVERDQAKSTTVQSPVSQITSKIKVSSASKISSKSAGSDVSAISSRSGQSGRASKSERSGRSSNFGSGSLTSGRPSRSHGSVHSEVSRGSSSTVSSLSSGSRRSEREQFIKNSYI, from the exons ATGAAAATCCGCGTGATGCAGATCTGGGGCTTCCTGATGACAGTGCTGGGCTGGATCTTTGTGGCATGCACCATGGCCATGGAGGGCTGGAAGGTCACGTCCATCGGTGGCATGGGCGGCTCGGCTGTTATCAAGGTGGCCTGGTACTGGTCTAACCTGTGGAAGGCCTGCTTCACCGACTCCACTTCTGTCACCAACTGCCAAGACTTCCCTGTGCTCTGGTCCGTGGACA ACCACATCCAGATTGTGAGGGGCCTGCTGATGGGTGCTCTCTCTGTGGGGATGCTGGGGTTCGTACTCAGTCTCATTGGGATGGAGTGCACCTTCCTCGGGGGCAAGGACAAGGCGAAGAACAGGAAGCTCTTCACTGGAGGAGTCTGTCACATCATCAGTG GCTTTCTGGCTGCGTCGGGATATGCTGTCTACGCAAAATACGTCTCCGGGGAATACTTCAACCCCTATTTTGACGGATTAAA gtttgacCTGGAAACACCTCTGTTTCTTGGCTGGGTGGGATCAGCTTCCCATATGACAGGGGGTTGGTTCTACTTGGTCTCTGTGTGCAAACTGCTCTGTGAGGACGAGAG CGAAACTATAGTCATCCCTGAACTTCCCGAGGTTGAGAGGGACCAGGCCAAGTCCACCACAGTACAGTCCCCAGTATCCCAGATCACCTCGAAGATCAAGGTTTCCTCTGCATCTAAGATTTCTTCAAAATCTGCAGGCTCAGATGTGTCTGCCATCTCCTCAAGGTCTGGTCAATCCGGTCGCGCGTCCAAATCAGAGCGGTCTGGACGGTCCTCGAACTTTGGCAGTGGGTCTTTGACGTCTGGTCGTCCATCGAGGTCTCATGGGTCAGTGCACTCTGAGGTGAGCAGAGGCAGTAGTAGTACAGTGTCCTCTTTATCCAGTGGGTcaagaaggagcgagagagaacagtttatCAAAAACTCCTACATATGA
- the LOC139414125 gene encoding claudin-10-like, with amino-acid sequence MSNMATEIVAFILNISGWILVCSTLPTDYWKVSSVDGTVITTATFWSNLWKTCVTDSTGVSNCKDFPSMLALDVYIQVCRGLMIASVCLGFFGATLALMGMKCTRIGGSESTKARLTGLAGLHFILSGLCSLTACSLYAHRITSEFFDPLFFAQKFELGAALFIGWAGSVLCISGGLIFCLSLSEGFSRAECSYSGGTSMVTKRHKPGKSANSFYKSPVSTDPRDPAEHSRQFGKNAYV; translated from the exons ATGAGCAACATGGCCACGGAGATCGTTGCCTTCATCCTGAACATATCTGGATGGATCCTGGTCTGCTCCACGTTGCCTACTGATTACTGGAAGGTGTCCTCCGTGGATGGGACGGTCATCACCACGGCGACCTTCTGGTCCAACCTGTGGAAGACCTGCGTCACGGATTCTACAGGAGTGTCCAACTGTAAAGATTTCCCCTCCATGCTGGCTCTGGATG tgTATATCCAGGTGTGTCGGGGCCTGATGATTGCGTCTGTGTGCCTGGGGTTCTTTGGAGCCACCCTGGCCCTGATGGGAATGAAGTGTACCAGGATCGGAGGCTCAGAGAGCACCAAGGCCAGACTAACAGGCCTCGCAGGACTTCACTTCATACTCAGTG GGCTTTGCTCCTTGACTGCATGCTCCCTGTACGCACACAGGATCACATCAGAGTTCTTTGACCCACTCTTTTTTGCTCAAAA GTTTGAGCTGGGCGCAGCGCTCTTCATCGGCTGGGCTGGCTCGGTGCTCTGCATTTCAGGAGGACTCATATTCTGCCTCTCCTTGTCAGAGGGCTTCAG TCGAGCAGAGTGCTCCTACAGTGGTGGTACGTCTATGGTAACCAAGCGTCACAAACCCGGCAAGTCTGCCAACAGTTTCTACAAATCGCCAGTTTCCACAGACCCCCGAGACCCAGCAGAACACTCAAGGCAGTTTGGAAAGAACGCCTATGTGTGA